In a single window of the Raphanus sativus cultivar WK10039 chromosome 9, ASM80110v3, whole genome shotgun sequence genome:
- the LOC108828183 gene encoding uncharacterized protein LOC108828183, with amino-acid sequence MKTATQLFKGTNVFMSRNLVPPEVFDTLLDTFKLNGAEIFLCCDPSRNGPSDFHVIASPLHEKFEDLKAKGCNLIGPQCVLSCAKEGRALPQGGFTCCLAMDGLKVLASGFQIDEKVKIEKLVTSMGGVLVSRTSSDVNFVIVKNVLAAKYKWALYVQKKPVVALSWLHQCWNEHRVVPQEPYKIPPFSGLRICVTKIPADQRKGMEKLISENGGKYSAELTKACTHLIADAAEGDKYKVARKWGHIQIVTRKWFEQSIARKVCLNEELYPVLGSVSLSRGVRDLRNHDNQEKFPECPVSLSHSTAVAEDSYASYAQSRESDIEPCASQNLLSKSMNPSSHVKEPSKDPTTEPQEQNISGCTAMDLESEDNDLYLSDCKIFLLGFEASEMRRLVKLVRRGGGSRYMILSERMTHIVVGTPSESEKKEARSVAASGVIQVVTPSWLEDCDREKKEIPIHKIYTAHSLILPRDSACLTKGSREGMPGMEKGKITFPQTMAYDSPSRSINVPDEAATLRGKNKETVLDFGRKDEIHVERKPVPPKQKETFNSLVTNKSKEQQKVQCESSGQSKQERKSSVFKGKIFCFSHSFPEDRRPEIVEWVNQGGGEVVNDPFIKNTHFTIECHGMFRSAGGTQTIYVSSHWVRSCLEDGLLLNVSSHILYSPLPCQAPLPGFESLRFCVSHYEGKDRLLLRNLCVVLGAKFVEKQTKKVTHLLCKFAHGPKYDAASKWGIVPVTSDWLYECVRQNQVVCPDNYHPKEMNTQDREAGIGLATQFHTQSVPVASRDTDSLLVSHSEDREKSQNFAGKNGCEKSEVNNRLGETGREQSFPSKKPKLFRDGQERDAFPMDEHPSNFARPLKDGDGIGFGNDVVASGGEVPDVADTIEDLLEQTSKIQDQNSPGSGRISEKTLFPSSEQYNSGNHSVTGLSRHWINRVQENDDGCKPPGDVPTGTYGNFSETQTESQVVGYEEDLSGRQMLIDRVRTRSSLT; translated from the exons ATGAAGACGGCGACGCAACTGTTCAAAGGGACAAACGTATTCATGTCTCGTAACCTGGTACCCCCTGAAGTCTTCGACACACTCCTCGACACCTTCAAGCTAAACGGCGCCGAAATCTTCCTCTGCTGCGATCCCTCCCGCAACGGTCCCTCCGACTTCCACGTCATCGCTTCTCCCCTTCAT GAGAAGTTCGAGGATCTTAAAGCTAAGGGTTGTAACTTAATAG GTCCGCAATGTGTGCTCTCTTGTGCAAAAGAGGGTAGAGCTCTGCCACAAGGGGGATTCACTTGTTGTTTAGCCATGGATGGTCTTAAGGTTCTTGCTTCTGGTTTCCAGATCGATGAAAAG GTCAAGATCGAGAAGCTAGTTACGTCCATGGGGGGAGTTTTGGTTTCCAGAACTTCTTCAGATGTCAACTTCGTCATTGTCAAGAACGTCTTGGCTGCTAAGTACAAG TGGGCCCTGTATGTTCAGAAGAAGCCAGTTGTTGCACTGAGTTGGTTACATCAGTGTTGGAATGAGCATCGTGTGGTTCCGCAGGAACCATATAAGATTCCTCCTTTTTCTGGATTGAGGATCTGTGTCACAAAAATTCCAGCAG ATCAGCGTAAGGGAATGGAGAAGCTAATTTCAGAAAATGGAGGGAAGTACTCTGCGGAGCTAACAAAGGCGTGTACACATCTGATCGCTGAT GCTGCCGAAGGTGACAAATACAAAGTTGCTCGGAAATGGGGTCACATTCAAATTGTTACGCGGAAATGGTTTGAGCAGTCCATTGCTAGAAAAG TTTGTCTCAATGAAGAGTTGTATCCTGTTCTGGGTTCCGTATCCTTGAGTAGAGGGGTGAGAGATTTACGGAACCATGATAATCAAGAAAAATTTCCTGAATGTCCAGTGTCACTTTCGCATTCGACTGCGGTTGCGGAAGACTCATATGCTTCTTATGCTCAGTCCAGAGAGTCAGATATAGAACCATGTGCCTCACAAAATCTTCTTTCCAAATCTATGAATCCCAGTAGCCATGTTAAAGAACCAAGTAAAGACCCAACTACAGAGCCGCAAGAGCAAAATATAAGTGGTTGTACCGCCATGGATCTAGAATCTGAAGACAATGACCTGTACTTATCAGATTGTAAAATTTTCTTGCTTGGTTTTGAAGCCTCTGAAATGCGTAGACTTGTTAAGTTGGTCCGAAGAGGTGGTGGATCACGGTATATGATTCTTAGCGAAAGAATGACACATATTGTTGTTGGAACTCCTTCAGAGAG TGAGAAAAAGGAAGCGAGGAGTGTTGCAGCTTCTGGTGTCATTCAAGTAGTTACCCCCAGTTGGCTTGAAGATTGTGATCGTGAGAAAAAAGAAATTCccattcataaaatatatactgcTCACAGTTTGATTCTTCCAAGAG ATTCTGCATGCTTGACCAAGGGATCTCGTGAAGGAATGCCAGGTATGGAAAAGGGTAAAATAACTTTTCCTCAGACCATGGCATATGATTCCCCTTCGAGGAGTATCAATGTTCCAGATGAGGCCGCAACTTTACGGGGAAAGAATAAAGAAACAGTGCTGGACTTTGGCAGGAAAGATGAGATTCACGTCGAAAGAAAGCCAGTACCACCGAAGCAAAAGGAAACATTTAATTCCCTTGTAACTAATAAAAGCAAAGAACAACAGAAAGTTCAATGCGAATCCAGTGGCCAGAGCAAGCAAGAAAGAAAGTCATCAGTATTTAAGGGGAAGATATTTTGTTTCTCACATTCGTTTCCTGAAGATAGG CGACCCGAAATCGTGGAATGGGTGAATCAAGGAGGGGGAGAGGTGGTAAATGATCCCTTTATAAAGAACACACATTTTACTATTGAATGCCATGGTATGTTCCGGAGTGCTGGGGGTACCCAAACCATTTATGTCTCGAGTCACTGGGTTCGATCTTGTTTAGAG GATGGTTTGTTACTTAACGTTAGTAGTCATATCCTCTATTCGCCTCTTCCCTGCCAGGCTCCTTTGCCTGGATTTGAAAGCCTTCGCTTTTGTGTTTCCCATTATGAAGGGAAGGATAGATTACTCCTGAGAAATTTGTGTGTCGTTCTCGGAGCAAAATTTGTGGAAAAACAAACCAAGAAAGTGACTCACTTGCTATGCAAGTTTGCTCACGGACCTAAGTATGACGCAGCTTCCAAGTGGGGAATAGTTCCCGTGACATCTGACTGGCTCTATGAATGTGTTAGACAG AATCAAGTTGTTTGTCCAGATAACTATCATCCAAAGGAAATGAACACTCAAGACCGGGAAGCAGGGATTGGCTTGGCAACTCAATTTCATACACAGTCTGTGCCAGTGGCCTCAAGGGACACTGATTCTCTGCTTGTAAGTCACTCTGAAGATAGggaaaaatctcaaaattttgCTGGCAAAAATGGCTGCGAGAAAAGTGAGGTAAACAACAGACTTGGAGAAACTGGAAGGGAACAGAGTTTTCCGTCTAAGAAGCCAAAACTTTTTAGAGATGGTCAAGAGCGTGATGCGTTTCCTATGGATGAACATCCAAGTAATTTTGCTCGCCCTTTAAAGGATGGAGATGGTATTGGTTTTGGAAACGACGTAGTAGCAAGTGGTGGCGAAGTTCCAGATGTGGCTGATACGATTGAGGATCTGTTGGAGCAGACAAGTAAA ATTCAAGATCAGAACTCTCCTGGGAGTGGGAGGATTTCAGAGAAAACT CTTTTTCCAAGTAGTGAACAATACAACAGCGGGAATCATTCTGTGACTGGCCTGTCTAGACACTGGATAAACAG GGTCCAGGAGAATGACGATGGATGCAAGCCTCCAGGAGATGTACCTACAGGCACTTACGGAAACTTTAGTGAGACGCAGACAGAGTCGCAG GTTGTTGGCTACGAGGAAGATCTTTCAGGAAGGCAGATGCTTATCGATAGAGTAAGAACACGAAGCAGCTTAACATAA
- the LOC108824022 gene encoding ubinuclein-2 isoform X1 yields MGQTKPATDVNSTSGESSKPSAKLLTAGDRRLLEVELRQGETTYVSWKKLVKEASKDDFSSGSGPDPPPPPANANPNLESRLAPGAPAEGGTVDQPHSNRFNAVIEKIERLYMGRDSSDGEELDGAPDDDEYDTGDSFIDDVELDEYFEVDDAKIKHDGFFVNKGKLEQVEPSITTTSSKQPKKRKRKESAKPCGDVVDVSSKQGKIAKTAGGKDQSVASGLSPKNKSNDPKMVQNSVSPLKVQSGNDSLSLENVKHSDKANHQSRNTTSPTSKAVGSSGAKSAHQQTSSVPGISRPNVLGKSTVARQKENNGMHDQDNATVSRQSNQITKKAGSNARPKTSTLEKAFKELEKVVAESRPPAATDNQDADTSSQVVKRRLPRDVKMKLAKVARIANFIFSKQASQGNLSGELIDRLMSVVGHLIQVRSLKRNLKIMIDSEDTANREKDNRFERIKNEVIETLKTQVPLMELQKPNQEAGTSDDFENPPPSTKKKFVMDEALEDKLCDLYDIFVDGLDEDSGPQIRKLYANLAELWPNRLMDNHGIKRAICRAKERRRAMHVNLGKEMDQGKMTKRKQTQLVPKSEGTVPTSSGVGDKTTGVVPSATTTSLVHTQPTADMSRDKSKQKHEKLKGSSSSGNPSGEAKAGKRKKEKSVEESNLPTVKQQTRPQTPLDLNLPS; encoded by the exons ATGGGGCAAACCAAGCCCGCGACCGATGTCAATTCAACTTCCGGCGAATCTTCGAAGCCCTCGGCGAAGCTTTTGACCGCCGGCGATCGGAGATTACTCGAGGTGGAGCTTCGGCAAGGGGAGACGACGTACGTCTCGTGGAAGAAGCTTGTGAAGGAGGCTAGCAAGGACGATTTCTCGTCGGGTTCGGGGCCTGACCCGCCGCCGCCGCCTGCTAATGCTAACCCTAATCTCGAGTCTCGACTTGCGCCG GGGGCACCTGCAGAAGGTGGAACGGTCGACCAACCTCATTCTAACCGTTTTAACGCCGTTATAGAAAAGATCGAGAGGCTTTACATG GGGAGAGATAGTAGTGATGGGGAAGAGTTAGATGGTGCTCCCGATGATGACGAGTATGACACTGGAGATTCGTTTATCGATGATGTTGAATTG GATGAGTATTTTGAAGTTGATGATGCGAAAATTAAACATGATggattttttgttaataaaggAAAGTTAGAACAAGT TGAACCGTCAATAACAACAACATCGAGCAAACAAccaaagaaaaggaaaaggaaagagTCAGCAAAACCTTGTGGCGATGTTGTTGATGTATCCAGTAAACAAGGAAAGATAGCTAAGACGGCTGGGGGAAAG GATCAATCAGTTGCTTCTGGGCTCTCTCCAAAGAATAAGTCCAATGATCCAAAGATGGTGCAAAATTCGGTTTCTCCTTTGAAAGTACAGAGTGGCAATGACTCCTTGTCTTTGGAAAATGTGAAGCATAGTGATAAAGCGAATCATCAGTCAAGGAACACTACAAGTCCGACGTCAAAGGCAGTTGGATCTTCTGGCGCCAAAAGTGCTCATCAGCAAACTAGTTCCGTGCCAGGAATATCTCGGCCAAATGTATTAGGAAAATCAACAGTAGCACGTCAGAAAGAAAACAATGGCATGCATGACCAGGACAATGCAACAGTAAGCAGACAGTCTAATCAAATAACT AAGAAAGCCGGTTCTAACGCCAGGCCTAAAACGTCGACACTTGAGAAAGCCTTCAAGGAATTGGAGAAGGTGGTCGCTGAAT CAAGGCCTCCTGCTGCTACGGATAATCAAGATGCTGATACCTCTTCCCAAGTAGTGAAGAGGAGATTGCCAAGAGACGTAAAAATGAAACTTGCTAAAGTTGCTAGGATTGCG AATTTTATTTTCTCGAAGCAAGCGAGCCAAGGGAATTTATCAGGAGAGTTAATCGATCGTCTCATGAGCGTTGTCGGTCACCTAATACAGGTTAGATCGTTGAAG AGGAACTTGAAAATCATGATTGATTCCGAAGACACTGCAAATCGAGAAAAAGATAATAGATTCGAACGTATCAAGAATGAAGTTATTGAGACGCTAAAAACACAAGTTCCGTTGATGGAACTTCAG AAACCCAATCAAGAAGCTGGAACATCAGACGATTTTGAAAATCCTCCTCCTTCTACCAAGAAGAAGTTTGTCATGGATGAGGCGCTGGAGGACAAGTTGTGTGATCTATATGACATCTTTGTTGAT GGGTTGGATGAAGATTCAGGTCCACAGATCAGAAAGCTTTATGCAAAT TTAGCTGAACTCTGGCCAAATAGGTTAATGGACAATCACGGGATCAAACGTGCCATTTGCCGGGCAAAAGAAAGACGGAGAGCGATGCACGTAAATCTTGGGAAAGAgatg GATCAAGGGAAGATGACAAAGAGGAAACAGACACAATTGGTACCAAAATCAGAGGGTACAGTCCCGACATCATCAGGTGTTGGAGATAAAACAACAGGCGTTGTCCCAAGCGCAACCACCACGTCTCTAGTCCACACTCAACCTACAGCGGACATGTCCCGTGACAAGTCGAAGCAGAAGCATGAGAAACTAAAAGGAAGCTCAAGCTCTGGCAATCCTTCAGGAGAAGCAAAGGCaggcaaaagaaagaaagaaaagagtgTAGAAGAATCTAACCTACCCACAGTGAAGCAGCAGACACGTCCACAGACTCCCTTGGACCTGAACCTGCCAAGTTGA
- the LOC108824022 gene encoding ubinuclein-2 isoform X3, whose product MGQTKPATDVNSTSGESSKPSAKLLTAGDRRLLEVELRQGETTYVSWKKLVKEASKDDFSSGSGPDPPPPPANANPNLESRLAPGAPAEGGTVDQPHSNRFNAVIEKIERLYMGRDSSDGEELDGAPDDDEYDTGDSFIDDVELDEYFEVDDAKIKHDGFFVNKGKLEQVEPSITTTSSKQPKKRKRKESAKPCGDVVDVSSKQGKIAKTAGGKDQSVASGLSPKNKSNDPKMVQNSVSPLKVQSGNDSLSLENVKHSDKANHQSRNTTSPTSKAVGSSGAKSAHQQTSSVPGISRPNVLGKSTVARQKENNGMHDQDNATKKAGSNARPKTSTLEKAFKELEKVVAESRPPAATDNQDADTSSQVVKRRLPRDVKMKLAKVARIANFIFSKQASQGNLSGELIDRLMSVVGHLIQVRSLKRNLKIMIDSEDTANREKDNRFERIKNEVIETLKTQVPLMELQKPNQEAGTSDDFENPPPSTKKKFVMDEALEDKLCDLYDIFVDGLDEDSGPQIRKLYANLAELWPNRLMDNHGIKRAICRAKERRRAMHVNLGKEMDQGKMTKRKQTQLVPKSEGTVPTSSGVGDKTTGVVPSATTTSLVHTQPTADMSRDKSKQKHEKLKGSSSSGNPSGEAKAGKRKKEKSVEESNLPTVKQQTRPQTPLDLNLPS is encoded by the exons ATGGGGCAAACCAAGCCCGCGACCGATGTCAATTCAACTTCCGGCGAATCTTCGAAGCCCTCGGCGAAGCTTTTGACCGCCGGCGATCGGAGATTACTCGAGGTGGAGCTTCGGCAAGGGGAGACGACGTACGTCTCGTGGAAGAAGCTTGTGAAGGAGGCTAGCAAGGACGATTTCTCGTCGGGTTCGGGGCCTGACCCGCCGCCGCCGCCTGCTAATGCTAACCCTAATCTCGAGTCTCGACTTGCGCCG GGGGCACCTGCAGAAGGTGGAACGGTCGACCAACCTCATTCTAACCGTTTTAACGCCGTTATAGAAAAGATCGAGAGGCTTTACATG GGGAGAGATAGTAGTGATGGGGAAGAGTTAGATGGTGCTCCCGATGATGACGAGTATGACACTGGAGATTCGTTTATCGATGATGTTGAATTG GATGAGTATTTTGAAGTTGATGATGCGAAAATTAAACATGATggattttttgttaataaaggAAAGTTAGAACAAGT TGAACCGTCAATAACAACAACATCGAGCAAACAAccaaagaaaaggaaaaggaaagagTCAGCAAAACCTTGTGGCGATGTTGTTGATGTATCCAGTAAACAAGGAAAGATAGCTAAGACGGCTGGGGGAAAG GATCAATCAGTTGCTTCTGGGCTCTCTCCAAAGAATAAGTCCAATGATCCAAAGATGGTGCAAAATTCGGTTTCTCCTTTGAAAGTACAGAGTGGCAATGACTCCTTGTCTTTGGAAAATGTGAAGCATAGTGATAAAGCGAATCATCAGTCAAGGAACACTACAAGTCCGACGTCAAAGGCAGTTGGATCTTCTGGCGCCAAAAGTGCTCATCAGCAAACTAGTTCCGTGCCAGGAATATCTCGGCCAAATGTATTAGGAAAATCAACAGTAGCACGTCAGAAAGAAAACAATGGCATGCATGACCAGGACAATGCAACA AAGAAAGCCGGTTCTAACGCCAGGCCTAAAACGTCGACACTTGAGAAAGCCTTCAAGGAATTGGAGAAGGTGGTCGCTGAAT CAAGGCCTCCTGCTGCTACGGATAATCAAGATGCTGATACCTCTTCCCAAGTAGTGAAGAGGAGATTGCCAAGAGACGTAAAAATGAAACTTGCTAAAGTTGCTAGGATTGCG AATTTTATTTTCTCGAAGCAAGCGAGCCAAGGGAATTTATCAGGAGAGTTAATCGATCGTCTCATGAGCGTTGTCGGTCACCTAATACAGGTTAGATCGTTGAAG AGGAACTTGAAAATCATGATTGATTCCGAAGACACTGCAAATCGAGAAAAAGATAATAGATTCGAACGTATCAAGAATGAAGTTATTGAGACGCTAAAAACACAAGTTCCGTTGATGGAACTTCAG AAACCCAATCAAGAAGCTGGAACATCAGACGATTTTGAAAATCCTCCTCCTTCTACCAAGAAGAAGTTTGTCATGGATGAGGCGCTGGAGGACAAGTTGTGTGATCTATATGACATCTTTGTTGAT GGGTTGGATGAAGATTCAGGTCCACAGATCAGAAAGCTTTATGCAAAT TTAGCTGAACTCTGGCCAAATAGGTTAATGGACAATCACGGGATCAAACGTGCCATTTGCCGGGCAAAAGAAAGACGGAGAGCGATGCACGTAAATCTTGGGAAAGAgatg GATCAAGGGAAGATGACAAAGAGGAAACAGACACAATTGGTACCAAAATCAGAGGGTACAGTCCCGACATCATCAGGTGTTGGAGATAAAACAACAGGCGTTGTCCCAAGCGCAACCACCACGTCTCTAGTCCACACTCAACCTACAGCGGACATGTCCCGTGACAAGTCGAAGCAGAAGCATGAGAAACTAAAAGGAAGCTCAAGCTCTGGCAATCCTTCAGGAGAAGCAAAGGCaggcaaaagaaagaaagaaaagagtgTAGAAGAATCTAACCTACCCACAGTGAAGCAGCAGACACGTCCACAGACTCCCTTGGACCTGAACCTGCCAAGTTGA
- the LOC108824022 gene encoding ubinuclein-2 isoform X2, with translation MGQTKPATDVNSTSGESSKPSAKLLTAGDRRLLEVELRQGETTYVSWKKLVKEASKDDFSSGSGPDPPPPPANANPNLESRLAPGAPAEGGTVDQPHSNRFNAVIEKIERLYMGRDSSDGEELDGAPDDDEYDTGDSFIDDVELDEYFEVDDAKIKHDGFFVNKGKLEQVEPSITTTSSKQPKKRKRKESAKPCGDVVDVSSKQGKIAKTAGGKDQSVASGLSPKNKSNDPKMVQNSVSPLKVQSGNDSLSLENVKHSDKANHQSRNTTSPTSKAVGSSGAKSAHQQTSSVPGISRPNVLGKSTVARQKENNGMHDQDNATVSRQSNQITKKAGSNARPKTSTLEKAFKELEKVVAESRPPAATDNQDADTSSQVVKRRLPRDVKMKLAKVARIAQASQGNLSGELIDRLMSVVGHLIQVRSLKRNLKIMIDSEDTANREKDNRFERIKNEVIETLKTQVPLMELQKPNQEAGTSDDFENPPPSTKKKFVMDEALEDKLCDLYDIFVDGLDEDSGPQIRKLYANLAELWPNRLMDNHGIKRAICRAKERRRAMHVNLGKEMDQGKMTKRKQTQLVPKSEGTVPTSSGVGDKTTGVVPSATTTSLVHTQPTADMSRDKSKQKHEKLKGSSSSGNPSGEAKAGKRKKEKSVEESNLPTVKQQTRPQTPLDLNLPS, from the exons ATGGGGCAAACCAAGCCCGCGACCGATGTCAATTCAACTTCCGGCGAATCTTCGAAGCCCTCGGCGAAGCTTTTGACCGCCGGCGATCGGAGATTACTCGAGGTGGAGCTTCGGCAAGGGGAGACGACGTACGTCTCGTGGAAGAAGCTTGTGAAGGAGGCTAGCAAGGACGATTTCTCGTCGGGTTCGGGGCCTGACCCGCCGCCGCCGCCTGCTAATGCTAACCCTAATCTCGAGTCTCGACTTGCGCCG GGGGCACCTGCAGAAGGTGGAACGGTCGACCAACCTCATTCTAACCGTTTTAACGCCGTTATAGAAAAGATCGAGAGGCTTTACATG GGGAGAGATAGTAGTGATGGGGAAGAGTTAGATGGTGCTCCCGATGATGACGAGTATGACACTGGAGATTCGTTTATCGATGATGTTGAATTG GATGAGTATTTTGAAGTTGATGATGCGAAAATTAAACATGATggattttttgttaataaaggAAAGTTAGAACAAGT TGAACCGTCAATAACAACAACATCGAGCAAACAAccaaagaaaaggaaaaggaaagagTCAGCAAAACCTTGTGGCGATGTTGTTGATGTATCCAGTAAACAAGGAAAGATAGCTAAGACGGCTGGGGGAAAG GATCAATCAGTTGCTTCTGGGCTCTCTCCAAAGAATAAGTCCAATGATCCAAAGATGGTGCAAAATTCGGTTTCTCCTTTGAAAGTACAGAGTGGCAATGACTCCTTGTCTTTGGAAAATGTGAAGCATAGTGATAAAGCGAATCATCAGTCAAGGAACACTACAAGTCCGACGTCAAAGGCAGTTGGATCTTCTGGCGCCAAAAGTGCTCATCAGCAAACTAGTTCCGTGCCAGGAATATCTCGGCCAAATGTATTAGGAAAATCAACAGTAGCACGTCAGAAAGAAAACAATGGCATGCATGACCAGGACAATGCAACAGTAAGCAGACAGTCTAATCAAATAACT AAGAAAGCCGGTTCTAACGCCAGGCCTAAAACGTCGACACTTGAGAAAGCCTTCAAGGAATTGGAGAAGGTGGTCGCTGAAT CAAGGCCTCCTGCTGCTACGGATAATCAAGATGCTGATACCTCTTCCCAAGTAGTGAAGAGGAGATTGCCAAGAGACGTAAAAATGAAACTTGCTAAAGTTGCTAGGATTGCG CAAGCGAGCCAAGGGAATTTATCAGGAGAGTTAATCGATCGTCTCATGAGCGTTGTCGGTCACCTAATACAGGTTAGATCGTTGAAG AGGAACTTGAAAATCATGATTGATTCCGAAGACACTGCAAATCGAGAAAAAGATAATAGATTCGAACGTATCAAGAATGAAGTTATTGAGACGCTAAAAACACAAGTTCCGTTGATGGAACTTCAG AAACCCAATCAAGAAGCTGGAACATCAGACGATTTTGAAAATCCTCCTCCTTCTACCAAGAAGAAGTTTGTCATGGATGAGGCGCTGGAGGACAAGTTGTGTGATCTATATGACATCTTTGTTGAT GGGTTGGATGAAGATTCAGGTCCACAGATCAGAAAGCTTTATGCAAAT TTAGCTGAACTCTGGCCAAATAGGTTAATGGACAATCACGGGATCAAACGTGCCATTTGCCGGGCAAAAGAAAGACGGAGAGCGATGCACGTAAATCTTGGGAAAGAgatg GATCAAGGGAAGATGACAAAGAGGAAACAGACACAATTGGTACCAAAATCAGAGGGTACAGTCCCGACATCATCAGGTGTTGGAGATAAAACAACAGGCGTTGTCCCAAGCGCAACCACCACGTCTCTAGTCCACACTCAACCTACAGCGGACATGTCCCGTGACAAGTCGAAGCAGAAGCATGAGAAACTAAAAGGAAGCTCAAGCTCTGGCAATCCTTCAGGAGAAGCAAAGGCaggcaaaagaaagaaagaaaagagtgTAGAAGAATCTAACCTACCCACAGTGAAGCAGCAGACACGTCCACAGACTCCCTTGGACCTGAACCTGCCAAGTTGA